Sequence from the Sphingomonas suaedae genome:
ATCGGCGTGACGATCTTCGGCCTGCTGTTCACCCCGGCCTTCTACGTCATCAGCCGTAAGTTCGGTATCTGGGCCACCGCCCAGACCGCGCGCTTTCGCAGCAAACCCCATGATCCCGTGACGGAGCCCGCAGAATGAAGCGCCTATCCCTCCTGACTGCGGCGCTGCTGGCGGGCTGTTCGGTCGGCCCGACCTATGAACGGCCCCAGACGCCGCCCGCTGCGGCCGCCGCGTTCGTCGACCCGGGCATGACCAAAGTGTCGCCGGGCGCGGTCGAAGGCGAATGGTGGCGGCTGTTCGCCGATCCCACGCTCGACCGGCTGGTGGTGGAGGCGCTGGCCCACAACACCGACATCCGTCAGGCGTCGGCGAATCTCAAGCGCGCACGAGCGATCCTGTCCGAATCGCGCGGGGCACGGCTGCCGGGAACCAGCACAAGCGCGGGCTATACCCGCTCGCGCACCGGCGCGGAGAGCGTTCAGGGCAGCTTGCCCGCAGGCGTGGACGGAGTGGAGGGCGACTTTTTCCAGGTCGGACTCGACGCCTCCTACGAAATCGACCTGTTCGGCCGGGTCAGCCGCTCGATCGAGGCGGCGCGCGGCGATGTGGACGCGGCGCAGGCGGCGCTTGACGCCGCCCGTGTGGCGGTCGCGGCGGAGACAGCGCGGACCTATGCTTCGGCCTGTGGCTTTGCCGCGCAGGCTGCGGTGGCGCGGGAAACGGTGCAGCTGCAAAGCCGTACGCTCGATGTGACCCAGCGGCTGTTCGATGCAGGACGCGGGACGATCCGCGATGTCGATCAGGCACGGGTGCTGGCGGAGAATGCGCGGGCACAGGTTCCGGCGTTCGAGGCAGAGCGTCGCGCGGCGCTCTATGCGCTGGCGACGTTGACCGGCCGTCCCCCGGCCGAGCTGGACGCACAGGCGGACCAGTGTGCGACGCCGCCGGGCGTGTCGGCGCTGATCCCGGTCGGCGACGGGCAGGCGCTGCTCGCCCGTCGACCCGATGTGCGTCAGGCCGAACGCCAGCTTGCCGCCGATACGGCGCGGGTGGGGGTGGCGACCGCCGCACTCTATCCCTCGATCCAGCTGCTGGGATCGGTTTCGCTTGGCGCACAGAGCCTTGACGATCTCGGCAAGAGCTCGTCGTTCAACTTCTCGCTCGGGCCGTTGCTCAGCTGGAACTTCCCCAATCTCACCGCCGCGCGTGCCCGGGTGCGTCAGGCGGAAGCGGGGGCAGAGGCTTCGCTCGCCGCCTTTGACGGCACGGTGCTGACTGCGCTGCGCGAGGTCGAGCAGGCGCTGGCGCGCTATTCCGGCGAGATCGAGCGCAACGTCGCGTTGCGCCGTGCGGACACCGCCGCGACCAACGCTGCGCGGATTGCGGTCCTGCGGTTCGAAGCAGGGCGCGACAGCCTGCTCCAACGGATCGATGCCGAGCGTGAGCGCGCTTCGGCACGCGCCACGCTCGCCCAGTCCAACGCAGCCCTGGCGGAGGCACAGGTGGCGCTGTTCAAGGCACTGGGCGGCGGCTGGGAAACCGCGCCGGAGCCGGTGCGACGCGAGGCGACCCCCGCCAACTGAGATTACATGTTTCGGACGGAGCCGTGTAGCGTAACTGGCTCCGTCCGATCCGCCCCGCCTCAGGCCGCCATTCGCCCGTCGCACGGGTCGGTGCCGACATCGGACCCGTCGAGCCGCTGTTCATATTCGACGCACTGCACATCGCCTCCGCGTCCGCGCGCGTAACGCGGGACGACCCGGCCTGTCGGCTGGAAGCCCAGCTTGCGCAGCACCCGGCCCGATGCGGGGTTGTCGACATAATGGCCCGCTGACAGGCGCGGGACGCGTAGCGTGCGCGCGATATCGATCACCGCGCGGCCTGCCTCGGTCGCAAAGCCACGTCCCCACGCGTCGGGGGTGATCCAATATCCGAATTCGTGCGGCTCATCGTCATAGGGACCAAAGCCGATTCCGCCGACGATGCGGCTGACGCCATGGTCGAAGGCGCAGATCAGGAAGCTGGCGCCCGAACCGCTCGCCACGCTCGCCTGATCGGCCAGGAACGCCTTGGCGTCACCCAGCGCGTAGGGCCAGGGGGCCCGGCCCAGGTTGCGGACCACCTCTTCAAAGGCAATCGCACGGGCGAGATCGGGGGCGTCCTCGGCCCAGCCGGGCCGCAGCATCAGCCGCTGTGTACGTGCGAACATGTTACTCTCCTCGCGGACCCGCCGATGCCGCGGATTGATGACCGCAGCACGACAGTTGGGGTGGGGAGGGAGCAATAAAAAAGGGAGACCGGGGTGACCCGTCTCCCTTTTGCGGTCTCCTGCTGGAGACCCGGGTCACCCTGGCGGGCAACCCGGATGGTTGCCCAGCTTATTCCGCTGCTTCCGCAATCATGTCTACCGAACAGAATTTGCGGCCGAGCTTGCCGTCGTGGAATCGCACGCGACCGTCGGTCAGCGCGAACAGCGTGTGATCGCGGCCGATGCCGACATTGGCGCCCGGATAGAAACGGGTGCCGCGCTGACGCACGAGGATGTTGCCGGCGATTGCCACCTGGCCACCGAACTTTTTCACGCCAAGGCGCTTCGATTCCGAATCGCGGCCGTTACGCGAAGAGCCGCCTGCCTTTTTATGTGCCATTTCGCGTTACTCCTTACGCTTCAGCGGCTGCCGGGGCGTCGCCCTCGGTCGCCTTGGCCTTGGCGGCCTTCTTCTTGGTTTCCTGCGCACCGATCGCGGTGATCTTCAGGATGGTGTGGTTCTGGCGATGGCCGTTCTTGCGGCGATAGTTATGCCGACGGCGCTTCTTGAAGACGATGACCTTCTCGCCCTTCGCCTGCGCGATGATCTCGGCCGAGACGGTCAGCCCGTCGGTCGACTTCAGATCCGAACCTTCGCCAGCGAGCAGCACGTCACCCAGGGTGATCGTCGAACCGGCTTCGCCGTCGAGCTTCTCGACGACGATCTTGTCTCCTGCGGCAACGCGATACTGCTTGCCGCCCGTGCGCACGATAGCGAACATGGGCCTCATCTCAATTTCAAAAGCATGTGCCCGCGCAGGACAAGCCCGGCGGGAGGAACGGCGCGGTTATGGGATTCGCCCGGCGAAGTCAACCTTTGTCGGGCTTTTGTCCGGAAGGCGGCACCGGCCCGCTCCCCCACCCGGCCACCCATCGGCAGGATATTCTGGAATGGGTGGCCGGGTGGGGGAGCGGGCCGGTGCCGCAGAACGCGTCAGCGTTCTCAGACAAATCTAATGCCGGTGCTCGTTTTTCAGCTGATACCGCCCGCCACTCAGCTGATCGAACAATCCGTGGATCGCGGGATGCTCGATCGGCTCGTCGCTGTCATCGACGACCAGGTTCTGCTGACTGACATAGGCGACATAGCTCGACTCGGCATTTTCTGCGAGCAGGTGGTAGAAGGGCTGGTCCTTGCGCGGACGGATATCCTCAGGAATCGCCTCATACCATTCGTCGGTATTGGCAAAGACGGGGTCGATGTCGAAGATCACCCCGCGGAAATCGAACAGCCGGTGCCGCACCACATCGCCCAGATTGAAGCGGGCATGGGCAACGGCCGGTACCGGAACGCCGGAGATCGACAGATCGAGCGGTGCGGAAGGACGGGTCATGGGTTCAATCTAGTGTGTCCTGCGCTCGGCACAAGAAGAGTGCGGCAAGCCGCTTGCGCCGCCGCACCGGCTGGTATAGAGGCGCCCGCTCGACCGGTCGGAGCGGCATTTCGATGCCTACCGGACCCCTCGCGGAGAGGTGGCAGAGTGGTCGATCGCGCCGCACTCGAAATGCGGTTTACGGGGAACCGTAACGTGGGTTCGAATCCCACCCTCTCCGCCACCTTTCAATCTTGCGATCAACGCGCTTCGCTCACGCCTCGAACGGCGCGGTCCGAGAGGGCTCTCGAACCGCCGTTGCCAAAGCGCGGAAAACCGCGTAGCCAGTGCTGCAATCGATTGTGGAAATCAATTGGAGCAAGGAGAGGCGGTTATGCCCGCAGCGCGAACAGAGCGCGTCGATTTGCAATGTGGCGTCGCATTCACACCCTGATCCGCGATCCAGGCTTCGGAACACATCATTCTACAGGGCCAGCGCGATCGGCGCAGGCCGCCAGTCGGGAAGTTGAACATGAAATATACGGTCAGTCTCGCATTCGCCGCGACGTTGATGTGCACGGCGACGTCTGCCTATGCGCAGACCCTCAAGGTCGGCGCCGCAAAGGTCGATATCACGCCTGCCGCCGCGGATCTGCCCAAGAACATGCTGGGCGTGCTCGATCCCATCAATGTGCGTGCCATCGTGGTCGATGACGGCGCGTCGCGGGCGGCGATGGTGAGCGTGGATGCGGGTGCGATCGGCACCGAAACCTGGCAGAAGGTGAGCGAACGCGCCGCGCGCGAGCTGAAGATTCCGGTCAGCCAGCTGCTGCTGACCGCGACCCACACCCATAGCGCGCCGTGGATGCGTGGTGCGGCGTATGAGGCGCAGATTTTCGACGCGATCCGCAAGGCCGCCAGCGGGATGCGCAAGGCGCAAATGGCCTATGGCACCGGCGTCTCCTACATCAACGTGAACCGCAACATCATCGATCCCAAGACGCAGCGCTGGTGGGAAGGTCCGAATTATGAGGGCGTTTCCGACAAAACCGTGGCGGTCGTCCGCTTCGAAACGCCGGAGGGGAAGCCGATCGCCGTCTATTACAATTACGGCGTCCACGCGGTGCTGACGGGCAATCTCGACCTGGTCAGCGCGGACCTGCCCGGCGCCGCGTCCAACTATATCGAGGAATCGCTCGGCGACGGCGCGGTCGCGGTCTATTCGAACGGCGCGGCGGGCGATCAGAACCCGATCTATTTCAACCAGACCTATGAACTGCGCGCCATCCGCACCGCCGACTATGCCAAGCGCGGCGAAGATATCAGTAATGCGATGCCGCCGGGCGGCACCGGCATGGACCGCAGCAATCCCAAGGTCGCGATGCTCATGGACCAGCAGAAGCGCATGGTGCTGTCGATGGGACAGATGCTGGGTGAGGAAGTTCTCCACGTCTCGCGCGCCAGCCTCGAACGGCCGGTAACCGACGCGCGGATCAGCGGCGCGCAGACGAGCGTCACCTGCCCGGGCCGCAAGCGCCTCGACAAGGGGCGTGCGGGCTATCCGGGCATCTATGAGGATGCCGATCCCGTCTCCATTCGCCTCAGCCTGCTGCGGATCGGCGATACGGTCATCGGCGGCGTGGATGCTGAGGTGTTCACGACCATCGCGCAGCGGTTCAAGCGCGAATCGCCTTTCAAGCACAGCATGATGACGACGCTGACCAACGGCATCGCGGGGTCCGGCTATATCCCGAACGACGCGGCGTTCGGCTACAACACGTTCGAGGTGGTATCCTCCCGGCTCAAGCCCGGATGCGCTGAAACCGCGATCGTCGACGGGCTGCTCGACCTGATCGAAAAGACCGAAGCCGAGTAGAAGTCACCCGGTTCGCGCGGAGCGAAACCGCGTTCAGGCTGGTCCCCGGCGCAGACCGGGACCCAGTCGCCACGAACACAAGGCGGCATCCCGAAGCCTGAAAGCCGCTTATAACTGGACCCCGGCCTTCGCCGGGGAACAGCGTGAGGCTCTTTAGCTCCGAGCGGCCTGGGCCAATGCGATGGCGCCCAGCGGCCCCGCTTCGGTGCCGAGTGTCGCTGGCTTGATGACGTCTCGGCCGCTCATGTCATCGACGAACGGCAGATACCCCGCGATCCGCTCCACGACATGGTCGCGCACCCAGGGCAGCAGGAATGGGCGCGACAGTGCGACGCTTCCGCCGAACAGGATACGCTGCGCCGATACCGTCAGCAGGATCGTGGCGCACAATTCGGCGATGTCTGACGCTACGTCCCGCCAGATCGGATGATCGTCCGGCACATTGGCGGGATCGGCTCCAAATCGCTTGGCCAGCGCGGGACCTGAAACCAGCCCCTCGACACAGTCGCCATGAAATGGACAGGCGCCGGCAAAGGAATCGCCCGGCACGCGGCGCAGGCGCAGATGGCCGATTTCGGGATGCAGCGCGCCGTGTACTGGTCGCCCAGCGATCAGCAGCCCGCCGCCAAGCCCGGTGCCGATGGTGATGTAGCACAGGCTGTCGCAGCCCGCGCCCGCGCCCCAGCGATATTCGGCCAGCGCGGCGGCGTTGACGTCGGTATCGATCGCGACCGGACAGCCCAGATCCCGCGCCAGCGGGTCCAGGATCGCCGCGCCGCCCCAGCCCGGTTTCGGCGTCGGGAGCATCCGGCCGAAGTCCGGCGCGGCGCGATCGAGGCGGATCGGGCCGAAGGATGCGATTCCCAGCCCGGCCAACGGCGTCTGTCCGGTCCATTCGTCCAGGATCGAACGCAGCGCCGACAGCGTCACGCGCGGTTCGCCCGTCACCACCACATGGCGATCGACGATCCGGTCCCCCTGGGCGAGCACGGCGACACTCTTGGTCCCGCCCAGCTCGACACCGGCATAGCGGCCGGTATCGCTCATGGCGCGCCCGACAATCCGGCGCGATCGCCCTGTAGCGTCAGGTGCAGCATGGGGGCGAAGGTGGCGCCGAAGCGGTTCGCATTGGCATCGGCGCCGTCGCTGCCCCAGGCATCGATGAAGCTGGTGACGCGCAAGTCGGGCAATACCAGCCAGCTATAGGCTTGCTTGGGTGCCGCCGCCGGGTTGGCGAACACCAGCCCGGTGCCGTTGAGCGGCCGCCAGCCGCCGTCCAGCCGATCGGAAACCATGCCGTACAAGCCGGTCGGACCTACCGGCCCGTCGGGATCGAAGACATGGCGCTGGGTCGACCAGAACAGATAATAAAGCCCGTCATGGAGCACGACATGCGGCCGTTCGAGTTCGTTGTTCACCCCCTCTGCGGCGATCAGCGGCGGCTGCAACGCCCAATCGTCGAGCGCGGCGTCGCGCGCAACCGCCCAGCCGATGCAGCCATTGAAGGCAGAGTGGGTGTCGGCGAGCGATCCGGCAAAGAAGATGTGATGGCGTCCGTCGCGCGGGTCGCGAAACCATGCCGGATCGCGGAACGCCTTGATCGTCCCGACACGACCGGTTCCGGCATCGCTCGCCATATAATGCGCCGGATCGCGAACGATCATCTCGCGCAGTTCGCGCCAGTCGGTCAGGCGATGGCCGTCAGGTCCGGCGGACAAGGTCGCCCGCGCCTGAAACAGTCTCTGTTCAAAGGTCGGCGCGGTCTCGCCCCGCCGTCCGGTCGCGGTGAAGAACAGCGTCAGCGTCGTCCCGTCCGCGGCCAGCAACGCCGATCCCGACCATTCGCGACTACCCGGCGAAAATCCATCGGGCATTGCCGGTCCCAGATGGCGCCACCCGTTGCGGTCCTGCGCGATCAGATGGATGCGCGCATGGCCGTGACGCTCCTCCGGGTCGGCAAAGGGCGGGGTGCCCAAAGCCATCCACAGCGTCGCGCCGCCGGGCAGAAGCGCGACATCGCCATTGGCGTCCTGCACCGGCCAGGCGTCCCAGATCGCGAGATCGTCCGCGACCGGCACGACCTGATCCTCGCGGATTACCGGCGCGGCGTCTGCCATGCCGGTGTCAATGCCGCGTACCTGTGCCGGGGTCCATGCCGTGACGGTTCCCCCGCCGACCATCCGATCGGCCGATTCAGCTTCGGCGGTCAATGCGCGGTCCGCCGGTTCAGTGTGGTGCCAACGGCCCCATTGCGCCCGGTCCCGCGCATGGCCTTGTGAAACCTCAACATATATCTCCATCCTGGCGAAGCGACTTTCTGAGAATGTGCGCTCGCAATCGATTGTAGATTAAACTTGAATTTGGCGAAGGCAACGGCGCATATCTCTCCGACCAACAAAAGGCGCAGAGAAGAGAGAGGAAATTCCATGGCTTCCGGCACGATCGACATCGGCGCTCCGATCGGGCGCAGGGCACTTCTTTCCGGCGCCGTCGGGCTGGCCACGCTCGGCGCCACGGCTGCGGCGCAAACCTTCCCCAAGCTGCCGCCGATGCCCCGGGCATGGATCGACGCCGAGCAGATTCCGCTGTGGCCGGACGGCACGCCGGGCGGTGGCTATCAGGCAAAGCCGCTGCCGGAGGGCTGGCCCGACATCATGGTCCGGAACATCGATCGCCCGATGCTGCGCGTGTTTCGCCCCGCCAAATCCAATGGCCGCGCATTGCTGTCGATCCCCGGCGGCGCCTACACTTTCGTCTCGATTCTCAACGAGGGCGTCGATGTCGCCCGCGCGATGACCGAACGCGGCTATACGGTATTCGTCCTCACCTATCGCCTGCCCGACGAAGGCTGGAGTGATCGCCCCGACGTGCCGCTTCAGGATGCGCAGCGCGCGATCCGCGTGATCCGCGCCAATGCCGATCGGTTCGGCTATGATCCCGCCAGCGTCGCCGCGGTCGGCTTTTCGGCGGGCGGCCATCTCGGCGCGACACTGGCCACCGGCTTTGCCGAGAAGGTGTACGCTCCCCGCGACGCGGTCGACGCGCTGGACGCCCGGCCCGCAGCGATGGCGCTGATCTATCCGGTCATCAGCGTGACCGCGCCCGTCACCCACGCTGAATCGGCAATGCGGCTGCTCGGCACCAATCCCGATGCCCAGGCGATCGCGCGCCGCTCGCCCGCGCAACATGTCACCGCCCGGACGCCGCCGCTGTTCATCGTTCACGCCCTCGACGACACCGCCGTGCCCGCCGAAAACAGCTTTATCATGATGCGCGCGATGCAGGCCGCCGGGCGCCCGGTGGAGAGCCATTTGTTCGAGGAGGGCGGCCACGGCTTCGGCGTCGGTCCGGCGGACAAGCCGTGCGGCCAGTGGCCGACGCTGTTCGCGGCATGGCTCGACCGGCATCTGAACTGATCCTGCCCGGCGATCAGCCGCGATAGTCATCGGCGTCTCGCTGCACGAGCAACGCCGCAAAGGGTGCGCGCGACCGGTTCCAGCCGCACAATAGCGTGAGGAGGGTGGCGAACAGGGCGCCGAGCAGAATGCTGTAGGTGCTGTCGGACAGCCATTCGCCCAGCGCGCCCATCGCCATCGGCGCGAACACCGCGCTGATGCAGGTGAAGAACAGCAACAGCCCCGCAATCGAGCCGTGACGTCCCTTGTCGTAACAACTGATCCCGGTCGAATTGATCGTCGGATACAGCACCGACATGAACAGGCCGGTCGCGGGAAGTGCGAAGATCGCGACCTCGCGCCCGCCAATCACGGCGACCCAGAACAAGGCCGCCATCGCCGCACTGCATACGAAGATCACGCTCGCCCAGTCGAAGCGCGAGAGCAGCCATACGCCCAGGAACCGCCCCGCCGCACGCAGGACGAAGAAGATCGAGACCACATAGGCCGCCAGCCACAGCCACGACCCCGAATAATCGGCAAGATAGGTCGGCGCCCAGACATAGATGGCCGCCTC
This genomic interval carries:
- a CDS encoding neutral/alkaline non-lysosomal ceramidase N-terminal domain-containing protein, giving the protein MKYTVSLAFAATLMCTATSAYAQTLKVGAAKVDITPAAADLPKNMLGVLDPINVRAIVVDDGASRAAMVSVDAGAIGTETWQKVSERAARELKIPVSQLLLTATHTHSAPWMRGAAYEAQIFDAIRKAASGMRKAQMAYGTGVSYINVNRNIIDPKTQRWWEGPNYEGVSDKTVAVVRFETPEGKPIAVYYNYGVHAVLTGNLDLVSADLPGAASNYIEESLGDGAVAVYSNGAAGDQNPIYFNQTYELRAIRTADYAKRGEDISNAMPPGGTGMDRSNPKVAMLMDQQKRMVLSMGQMLGEEVLHVSRASLERPVTDARISGAQTSVTCPGRKRLDKGRAGYPGIYEDADPVSIRLSLLRIGDTVIGGVDAEVFTTIAQRFKRESPFKHSMMTTLTNGIAGSGYIPNDAAFGYNTFEVVSSRLKPGCAETAIVDGLLDLIEKTEAE
- a CDS encoding alpha/beta hydrolase; translated protein: MASGTIDIGAPIGRRALLSGAVGLATLGATAAAQTFPKLPPMPRAWIDAEQIPLWPDGTPGGGYQAKPLPEGWPDIMVRNIDRPMLRVFRPAKSNGRALLSIPGGAYTFVSILNEGVDVARAMTERGYTVFVLTYRLPDEGWSDRPDVPLQDAQRAIRVIRANADRFGYDPASVAAVGFSAGGHLGATLATGFAEKVYAPRDAVDALDARPAAMALIYPVISVTAPVTHAESAMRLLGTNPDAQAIARRSPAQHVTARTPPLFIVHALDDTAVPAENSFIMMRAMQAAGRPVESHLFEEGGHGFGVGPADKPCGQWPTLFAAWLDRHLN
- a CDS encoding GNAT family N-acetyltransferase, with translation MFARTQRLMLRPGWAEDAPDLARAIAFEEVVRNLGRAPWPYALGDAKAFLADQASVASGSGASFLICAFDHGVSRIVGGIGFGPYDDEPHEFGYWITPDAWGRGFATEAGRAVIDIARTLRVPRLSAGHYVDNPASGRVLRKLGFQPTGRVVPRYARGRGGDVQCVEYEQRLDGSDVGTDPCDGRMAA
- the rpmA gene encoding 50S ribosomal protein L27; the protein is MAHKKAGGSSRNGRDSESKRLGVKKFGGQVAIAGNILVRQRGTRFYPGANVGIGRDHTLFALTDGRVRFHDGKLGRKFCSVDMIAEAAE
- the hspQ gene encoding heat shock protein HspQ codes for the protein MTRPSAPLDLSISGVPVPAVAHARFNLGDVVRHRLFDFRGVIFDIDPVFANTDEWYEAIPEDIRPRKDQPFYHLLAENAESSYVAYVSQQNLVVDDSDEPIEHPAIHGLFDQLSGGRYQLKNEHRH
- a CDS encoding glycoside hydrolase family 68 protein encodes the protein MTAEAESADRMVGGGTVTAWTPAQVRGIDTGMADAAPVIREDQVVPVADDLAIWDAWPVQDANGDVALLPGGATLWMALGTPPFADPEERHGHARIHLIAQDRNGWRHLGPAMPDGFSPGSREWSGSALLAADGTTLTLFFTATGRRGETAPTFEQRLFQARATLSAGPDGHRLTDWRELREMIVRDPAHYMASDAGTGRVGTIKAFRDPAWFRDPRDGRHHIFFAGSLADTHSAFNGCIGWAVARDAALDDWALQPPLIAAEGVNNELERPHVVLHDGLYYLFWSTQRHVFDPDGPVGPTGLYGMVSDRLDGGWRPLNGTGLVFANPAAAPKQAYSWLVLPDLRVTSFIDAWGSDGADANANRFGATFAPMLHLTLQGDRAGLSGAP
- a CDS encoding ROK family protein — translated: MSDTGRYAGVELGGTKSVAVLAQGDRIVDRHVVVTGEPRVTLSALRSILDEWTGQTPLAGLGIASFGPIRLDRAAPDFGRMLPTPKPGWGGAAILDPLARDLGCPVAIDTDVNAAALAEYRWGAGAGCDSLCYITIGTGLGGGLLIAGRPVHGALHPEIGHLRLRRVPGDSFAGACPFHGDCVEGLVSGPALAKRFGADPANVPDDHPIWRDVASDIAELCATILLTVSAQRILFGGSVALSRPFLLPWVRDHVVERIAGYLPFVDDMSGRDVIKPATLGTEAGPLGAIALAQAARS
- the rplU gene encoding 50S ribosomal protein L21, whose product is MFAIVRTGGKQYRVAAGDKIVVEKLDGEAGSTITLGDVLLAGEGSDLKSTDGLTVSAEIIAQAKGEKVIVFKKRRRHNYRRKNGHRQNHTILKITAIGAQETKKKAAKAKATEGDAPAAAEA
- a CDS encoding efflux transporter outer membrane subunit, whose amino-acid sequence is MKRLSLLTAALLAGCSVGPTYERPQTPPAAAAAFVDPGMTKVSPGAVEGEWWRLFADPTLDRLVVEALAHNTDIRQASANLKRARAILSESRGARLPGTSTSAGYTRSRTGAESVQGSLPAGVDGVEGDFFQVGLDASYEIDLFGRVSRSIEAARGDVDAAQAALDAARVAVAAETARTYASACGFAAQAAVARETVQLQSRTLDVTQRLFDAGRGTIRDVDQARVLAENARAQVPAFEAERRAALYALATLTGRPPAELDAQADQCATPPGVSALIPVGDGQALLARRPDVRQAERQLAADTARVGVATAALYPSIQLLGSVSLGAQSLDDLGKSSSFNFSLGPLLSWNFPNLTAARARVRQAEAGAEASLAAFDGTVLTALREVEQALARYSGEIERNVALRRADTAATNAARIAVLRFEAGRDSLLQRIDAERERASARATLAQSNAALAEAQVALFKALGGGWETAPEPVRREATPAN